In Epinephelus lanceolatus isolate andai-2023 chromosome 16, ASM4190304v1, whole genome shotgun sequence, one DNA window encodes the following:
- the LOC117263134 gene encoding glycogen synthase kinase-3 beta-like, whose product MSGSGRPRTSSFAEPPGVPGTAAASTGSAAAVGSSTGKSGVPQASGSSSSGCSNLKLARDSGKVTTVVATPGQGPDRPQEVSYTDIKVIGNGSFGVVYQARLIDSQEMVAIKKVLQDKRFKNRELQIMRKLDHCNIVRLRYFFYSSGEKKDEVYLNLVLDFVPETVYRVARHFNKAKSIIPIIYVKVYMYQLFRSLAYIHSQGVCHRDIKPQNLLVDPETAILKLCDFGSAKQLVRGEPNVSYICSRYYRAPELIFGATDYTANIDIWSAGCVLAELLLGQPIFPGDSGVDQLVEIIKVLGTPTREQIREMNPNYTEFKFPQIKAHPWTKVFKPRTPPEAIALCSRLLEYTPASRFSPLEACSHAFFDELRQPNTRLPSGRELPMLFNFSTTELSIQPQLNSTLIPPHARSHTAASAHDGTGSDSSQHSSVPGSLNSI is encoded by the exons ATGAGCGGCAGCGGGCGGCCCAGGACCAGCTCGTTTGCTGAGCCGCCAGGTGTTCCAGGAACCGCCGCTGCGTCCACCGGATCAGCCGCTGCCGTGGGGAGCAGCACAGGAAAGTCCGGGGTCCCGCAGGCCTCCGGCAGCAGCTCGTCGGGATGCTCGAACCTTAAGCTTGCCA GAGACAGCGGGAAGGTGACTACAGTTGTGGCCACACCAGGTCAGGGACCGGACCGCCCACAGGAAGTTTCTTACACTGACATAAAG GTGATTGGCAATGGGTCGTTTGGTGTGGTGTACCAAGCTCGCCTCATCGACAGCCAGGAGATGGTGGCCATTAAGAAAGTTCTGCAGGATAAGAGGTTCAAG AATCGGGAACTACAGATCATGAGGAAGCTGGATCACTGCAACATTGTCAGACTACGTTACTTCTTCtactccagtggagagaag AAAGATGAAGTGTATCTCAACCTGGTGCTGGACTTTGTCCCTGAGACGGTCTACAGGGTTGCCAGGCATTTTAACAAGGCCAAGAGCATCATTCCTATCATATATGTGAAG GTGTACATGTACCAGTTGTTTCGCAGTCTGGCTTACATCCATTCCCAGGGCGTGTGTCACAGAGACATCAAGCCTCAAAACCTGCTCGTCGACCCAGAAACTGCCATCCTCaagctgtgtgactttggcag TGCCAAGCAGCTGGTCCGTGGTGAACCCAACGTGTCGTATATCTGCTCACGGTACTATCGTGCCCCTGAGCTCATTTTTGGTGCCACAGACTACACGGCAAACATTGACATCTGGTCAGCAGGCTGCGTActggctgagctgctgctcGGACAGCCCATATTCCCTGGCGACAGTGGGGTGGACCAGCTCGTAGAGATTatcaag GTGCTAGGAACCCCAACAAGGGAACAAATCCGAGAGATGAACCCAAACTACACAGAATTCAAGTTTCCTCAGATCAAAGCTCATCCATGGACCAAG GTGTTTAAACCTCGCACTCCTCCCGAGGCCATTGCTCTTTGCTCCCGGCTGCTGGAGTACACGCCGGCCTCACGGTTTTCCCCACTAGAGGCCTGTTCGCACGCCTTCTTCGACGAGCTTCGACAGCCGAACACACGACTGCCCAGCGGCCGAGAACTGCCGATGCTCTTCAACTTCAGCACCACAG AGCTGTCCATCCAGCCCCAGCTGAACTCAACCCTCATTCCTCCTCACGCTCGCTCACATACAGCTGCTTCCGCCCACG ATGGTACCGGTTCAGATTCATCTCAACACAGTTCAGTACCAGGATCTCTTAACAGCATCTGA